In a single window of the Chloroflexota bacterium genome:
- a CDS encoding enolase yields the protein MKITDVSIQRFQYKSKVVRDTDGHGHAGHEHEAVQNLLTITTDEGVSGHYFGAANPGVIQDVVKPYLVGQDPLYREKLWHGLKERQRLNLATLADRVLTAVDCALWDLGGKIAGLPVHKLLGAARDTVPAYASTMVGDDSPGGLDTPEAYARYAIQCKERGYPAFKLHTWQPPLEGAPSVKRDLEACRAVREAVGPDYPLMLDPFHYYNRLEALQLAKGLEELGYLWMEEPMDEHSMSSYIWLCEQTALPICGPETAEGKMYVRAEWIKAGACDMVRSGVGDVGGITGLVKCVHLAEAFGMHLEVHGGGVGNLHVLGSMVSPGLYYERGLLHPFIDYDETPAWLNKPIDPMDDEGNVHISPDPGLGYDINWGYINKHLV from the coding sequence ATGAAGATCACCGATGTCTCGATCCAGCGCTTTCAGTACAAGTCGAAGGTCGTTCGCGACACCGACGGGCACGGCCACGCCGGCCACGAGCACGAGGCCGTGCAGAACCTCCTGACCATCACCACCGACGAGGGGGTGAGCGGCCACTACTTCGGTGCGGCGAACCCGGGCGTGATCCAGGATGTCGTCAAGCCGTATCTCGTGGGGCAGGACCCCCTCTACCGCGAAAAGCTCTGGCACGGACTGAAGGAGCGTCAGCGGCTCAACCTCGCCACACTGGCGGACCGCGTGCTGACGGCCGTTGACTGCGCCCTCTGGGATCTCGGGGGGAAGATCGCCGGGCTGCCCGTGCACAAGCTGCTCGGGGCGGCGCGCGACACGGTGCCGGCCTACGCCAGCACGATGGTCGGCGACGACAGCCCCGGCGGCCTCGACACCCCCGAGGCGTACGCCCGCTACGCCATCCAATGCAAGGAGCGCGGGTACCCGGCCTTCAAGCTGCACACCTGGCAGCCGCCCCTCGAAGGCGCACCGAGCGTCAAGCGCGACCTCGAAGCCTGCCGGGCCGTCCGCGAAGCGGTCGGGCCAGACTACCCGTTGATGCTCGACCCGTTCCACTACTACAACCGACTCGAAGCGCTGCAACTGGCGAAGGGACTGGAGGAGCTGGGCTACCTCTGGATGGAAGAGCCGATGGACGAGCACAGCATGTCGTCCTACATCTGGCTCTGCGAGCAGACCGCCCTGCCGATCTGCGGCCCCGAGACCGCCGAGGGCAAGATGTACGTCCGCGCCGAGTGGATCAAGGCCGGCGCCTGCGACATGGTGCGCTCGGGGGTGGGCGACGTCGGCGGCATCACCGGGCTGGTCAAGTGCGTCCATCTCGCCGAGGCGTTCGGGATGCACCTGGAGGTGCACGGCGGCGGCGTGGGCAACCTGCACGTGCTCGGCTCGATGGTCAGCCCCGGCCTCTACTACGAGCGCGGCCTGCTGCACCCGTTCATCGACTACGACGAGACCCCCGCCTGGCTCAACAAGCCCATCGACCCGATGGACGACGAGGGCAACGTCCACATCTCGCCGGACCCCGGCCTCGGCTACGACATCAACTGGGGCTATATCAACAAGCATCTGGTGTAG